GGTGGTTGATCTTTATTTTACGAAGGATGGCAAACGCTACCGCTCGCTTGGATGTGCGCCCTGCACGGGCACCATTGTTTCCACGGCGTCAACCCTTGACGAAATCATCGAAGAACTTGAAACGACAAACGTCTCGGAGCGTGCCGGTCGCGCCCAGGACAAGGAATCGGAAGACGCTTTCGAGCGGCTCCGGGTAGAAGGCTATATGTAAATGTCCGATCGTGTACCTGAACGCTCATTGGGGGGGGAACCCCTTCGCGTCGTCATTGTCGGCCATGTCGATCATGGCAAGTCAACCCTCGTCGGTCGCCTCTTCCATGACACGGGCTCGCTTCCGGAGGGAAAGCTCGAAGAAATCAAGGCCATGTGTGAACGCCGTGGGATGCCGTTTGAATGGGCTTTTCTTATGGACGCGTTGCAGGCCGAGCGCGACCAGGGCATTACAATCGACGTTTCCCATATCTGGTTCAAGACGACGAAACGCGACTACGTCATCATCGATGCCCCCGGCCATAAGGAATTCCTGAAAAACATGGTCAGCGGTGCCGCCAACGCCGACGCGGCCCTGCTTGTGATCGATGCTCATGAAGGCGTTCAGGAACAATCCCGCAGGCACGGCTACCTTCTGCACCTTCTCGGTGTTCGTCAGGTTGTGGTGGCGATCAACAAAATGGACCTGGTGGGTTATTCCCGCGACCGCTTTGTGGCGGTTGAGGAGGAATACCGCAGCTACCTTGCCGGGATCGGCGTCGAGGCTCAGCATATCGTGCCGGTTTCTTCGCGTGAGGGCGATTGCATTGCCACGCGTTCCGATAAAATGAACTGGTACGAGGGGCCGACGATTGTCGAGGCCCTGGACGGGTTTCAGACGCCGATGCCGCAAACGGAACTGCCCTTGCGGCTTCCAATTCAGGACGTTTATAAATTCGACAACCGTCGGCTTATCGTTGGGCGCATTGAAAGTGGCCGCCTGCGTGTCGGCGATACGCTGGTGCTTTCGCCCTCGAACAAATCGGCCAAGGTGGCCAGCATTGAAAGCTGGAACCTTGACGCACCGATCCTTGCCGCCAGTGCCGGCCAGTCCGTCGCCATTACCCTTCAGGAACAGATTTTTGTCGAGCGCGGCCAAATTGCGAGCCATGAAGAAAACCTGCCGGTCGAAACGAACGTCTTTCGCGCGAATATTTTCTGGTTGGGGAAAAATCCGTTACGGGTGGGCAGCCGTTACACGTTGAAACTTCACACCGGTCAGCATCGGGCCGAAGTGCAGTCCATTGACCGGATTGTTGACGTGGCCGATCTTTCTTCTAGCGAAGGGGGCGAGGTTCCGAAAAATGCCGTCGCAGAAATAACATTGCGCACCCGTGGCCTGGTTGCGCTGGACGAGTTTACCGACAATGTCCGAACCGGCCGCTTTGTCCTGATCGAGGATTACACCATTGTTGGCGGCGGCATTATCAACATGGACGGCTATCCCGACCAACGCCAGGCCGTAACGCGAAGGGCTACGAACGTCTTCCAGGTGGTTCATCGTGTGGCGTCGGCGTCTCGGTGGGACATGAACGGCCATCACAGCGGCGTCCTTTGGCTGACCGGCCTTTCCGGGTCCGGGAAAACGACCCTCGCCATCGAACTTGAAAGCCAGCTCTTTCGTAAGGGCTATCAGGTCTACGTTCTTGACGGCGACAATCTGCGCAACGGTCTGAACGCCAATCTTGGATTCACGCCCGAGGACCGGGCGGAAAACATCCGTCGTGCCGGCCAGGTGGCGGCCCTTTTCGCTGAAGCCGGTTTTATTGTTATTACCGCCTTCATCTCGCCCTATCGGGCCGATCGCGACCGGGTGCGCGCCATCGCGCCGGATGGTTTCCACGAGGTCTATGTGAAGGCGTCTCTGGAAACCTGTGAGCGTAGGGACCCAAAGGGCCTCTACCAGCGGGCCCGAAGCGGCGAGATTGCTGACTTCACAGGCGTTTCCTCGCCTTACGAAGCGCCGGGCACGCCGGAACTGACCGTCGATACGGACACGCTTACCGTCGAAGAGGCGGTCGCCAGCCTGCTCGACTATGTCGAGAAGAACCTGATTGCCGGCAAGGGCTGGAAAGAGCCGGGTTCGCAGGATTCCGTCAGCCAATTGGCGGCACCCGATATTTAGAGCGGGTTTTTTGTTGTTTTTCTTGACAGGCACCCCAGGCTTACTTAGATGATTGGCACTCGAACACGAAGAGTGCCAAGAGTGGCAGCGCGCACGACGTGCGGGTTGCCTGGAATGAACGCTTTTTAAGGAGAATCCACCATGAATTTTAGGCCGCTACATGATCGGGTGCTGATCAGAGCGCTGGAGTCGGAAGAAAAGTCGGCTGGCGGTATCATTATACCCGATACAGCGCAGGAAAAGCCTCAAGAGGGAAAAGTCATTGCAGTTGGCTCTGGCACTCGTAACGAAGCGGGCAAGCTTGTCCCGCTCGATGTCAAGGTTGGCGACCTGGTCCTTTATGGAAAATGGTCCGGTACTGAAGTGAAGGTTGACGGCGAAGATCTCTTGATCTCGAAAGAATCCGACATTTTGGGGATCGTGACCGGCGCGAAAGCAAAAAAGAAGAAATAACGAAGTCCGTCAGGACAAGAGGAGTCGAAGACCATGGCTGCGAAGGAAGTTATATTTAATGTGGACGCGCGCACACGGATGTTGCGCGGCGTTGAAACGCTTGCAAATGCCGTTCGGGTGACGCTGGGGCCAAAGGGCCGCACGGTCGTTCTGGACAAGGCATTTGGCACGCCCCGCATCACCAAGGACGGTGTGACGGTTGCCAATGAAATTGAGCTGGAAGACAAGTTTGAAAACATGGGCGCACAGATGGTGCGTTCGGTTGCAAGTCGTACAAATGATGAGGCCGGCGACGGCACGACGACGGCGACCGTGCTTGCCCATGCGATCCTGCGGGAAGGCGTGAAGGCGGTTGCCGCCGGCATGAACCCAATGGATCTTCGTCGCGGGATTGACCTGGCCGTTGAGGCCGCCGTTGAGGACATTCAAAAGCACGCAAAGAAAGTTTCGACCAGCAAGGAAGTCAAGCAGGTCGGCACGATTTCGGCGAATGGCGAAGCAGAAATCGGCGATAAAATTGCCGAAGCCATGGAGCGGGTTGGCAAGGAAGGCGTAATCACCGTCGAAGAGGCACAAGGCCTGAACGATGAACTGGATGTTGTTGAAGGCATGCAGTTTGATCGGGGCTATGTTTCGCCTTATTTCGTCACCAACCCGGATCGCATGGTCTGTGAGCTGGAAAATCCTTACATTCTTATCAATGAAGGCAAGCTCACCAGCCTGCAGCCAATTCTGCCGCTTCTCGAAGCAGCAATGCAGGCGAACCGTCCGCTCGTGCTGATCGCCGAAGATATTGAAGGCGAGGCGCTTGCGACCCTGGTTGTCAACAAGCTGCGTGGTGGTCTTAAGGTTCTTGGCCTGAAGGCACCCGGGTTTGGTGATCGTCGGAAAGCCATGCTTGAAGATGTTGCCATTTTGACCGGTGGTCAGGTGATTTCCGATGATCTGGGGATCAAGCTCGAAAACGTTACGCTTTCGATGCTTGGTACCGCCCGGAAGATCAGCGCGACAAAGGACGATACGACGATCATCGATGGTGCCGGTAAGAAAAGCGGCATCAAGGCACGTTGCACGCAAATCCGTACTCAGATCGAGGACACGACGTCCGAATACGATAAGGAAAAGCTGGCAGAGCGTCTGGCCAAGCTTGCCGGCGGTGTTGCGGTTATTCGCGTTGGCGGCGCAACGGAAGCGGCCGTGAAAGAGCGGAAAGACCTCGTTGACGACGCGTTGAATGCGACGCGTGCGGCGGTTGAGGAAGGCGTTGTCCCCGGTGGTGGTTCGGCGCTTCTTTACGCAACGCGTGTGCTTGACAAGGTAAAGACCAGCAACAACGACCAGAAGGTCGGTGTTGCGATCGTTCGTCGGGCGCTTGAAGCTCCGGCTCGCCAGATTGCCGCCAATGCAGGCGAAGATGGCGCGGTTATCGCGGGCAAGCTTCTCGAGGGCAAAGACCCCAATCTTGGTTTCAATGCCCAGACGGGGAAATACGTCAACATGATCAAATCGGGGATCATTGATCCTGCGAAGGTCGTGCGGATTGCCCTTCAGGACGCAGCATCGATCGCCGGTCTTATGGTGACGACGGAAGCCATGGTTGCTGAAAAGCCGGAAGAAGATGCAGGCAAGATAGCACCGCCGATGATGCCGCAAGAGCCGGCATTCTAAGGCAGAAAAAAATATAATCTGAAGATTGGGTCGCCCTTCGGGGCGGCCCTTTTTTTGGTGCGGTGGTTATTTCGGATCGCGGTGGGCGGCACCTATGGCTTCGCTAACATGGGCAAAACCGTCGCGGCGGAGAAGCCGGGCAAGGTCGGCCTTGATGCGTTGGACCAGCCCCGGCCCTTTATAGATCAACGCCGTATAAAGCTGCACCAGCGACGCGCCGGCGCGAATTTTTTCATACGCCGCTTTGCCGCTGGCGATGCCGCCGGTGCCGATCAAAGGCACGCGTCCTTCTGTCAGCCGGTAGAAATCAAAAAGGCAGGCGGTGGCAAGGGGAAAAAGGGGCAGGCCGCTTAGGCCGCCGGTTTCCGTTCGCTGCGGGCTTTGCAGATGTTCGGGCCGGGAAAGGGTCGTGTTGCCAATGATCAGGCCGTCGATGCGCCCCGCAAGGGCAAGGTCGGCAATGTCTGCGCGCGCTTCGGCATTTAGATCCGGGGCGACTTTCAGAAGCAGCGGCGTTTTTTTTTCGGGGGTTTTGGCCATTGCGGTCTTGGCCGTTACGGCCTCGGTTCTGGCGAGAATGTCTTCAAGTTTTTCTTTTGCCTGCAAGTCGCGAAGCCCGGGCGTGTTTGGGGACGAGACGTTCAGCACCAGATAATCGGCCAGATCGGCCATGCCCTCTGCGCCAAGGGCGTAATCGTTGGCCGCATCTTTGGTGTCGCGGTTCTTGCCGATATTGACGCCGACAAGACCGCTGGGGGCGGCTTCTTTCGCGCGATACTTCCGCAGCCGTGCAACGGCCCGGGCCATGCCTTCGCCGTTGAAGCCCAGACGGTTGATGACGGCACCGTCCTCGACAAGACGAAAGAGGCGCGGGCGCGGGTTGCCGCTCTGGGGAAGCGGCGTCACCGTGCCAATTTCGACAAAGCCAAAGCCAAAGCGAAGCATGGCGTCCATGGCTTGGGCGTTCTTGTCGAACCCGGCGGCAAGGCCAACGGGATTGGACAGTGGCAGGCCCAGAAATTCGGTGGCAAGGATGGGGTCGTCGGGCGCGCATGTCCGAGGCACCAGACCCATAGAAAGGGCGCGGATGGTCAAGGCATGGGCCGTTTCCGGCGGCAAATGCCTAAGCAAAGGCGCGATGGCCTCAAAAAATCTGGAAAGTCCGGAAACACCCAATGCCATAACGCCGCCAGCCTAGCGGAAAGCGCCGCTTCTGGATAGCGAACGCGCGGGGGGTAGGGGGGGGGGTAGTTTGATGCCTAAGTAGGCTTCAATTTTATCACCAGCGCAAACCGCCTCACCATAAAACGAAAGACGGCTGAACTAGCTGGGCGTCCGAGCCATCCCTTAGGTTGAGTTGTTATGCTGCGATTGGACGATAGTTGCTTGGGTCGCTGGCATCAATTTGGATTAGCGGATTTTTTGCAGTTTGCACACACCACTCGGTTATTTTCTCAATGGGTGCATCAAGCTCGAGGTTTAAGCGTTCAGCTGTAACCAGGCGGATGATCGCTTCGGCATTGGGATCATCCTCGAACTCGCCTCGCTCCCATCGTCCGATGGTCTGCGCTTCGCGATTTACTATCTTCCCAAGTTCCGCTTGAGTTATCCCCATTAGGGTACGCAGGAACTTAAGTTCTGCCCCCATCATCCCACTGCGTCGCTTAAGAATATCCGCTGCGATTGCGTTATGCAGCTTGTTGATGCTGGGAATGATCACGCACTCTTCCCCATGGTCATCCGTGCATTTTTTTAAGTCCACGAGGACGACGTTATCCAGGCCGCTGGCTGTGTAACGATATGCGTTGTCCATCTTCACCCTCCAAACATGTTTTCATCGTCCCACATCACCGTAATAATTTTTACTGCCACAGGCTGCATGGACGGAACGACAATAATATTCACTGTTCGCCTATCTGAATTCGGAGTCGTGCATTGTATCTCGTATTTAAAATAGCCTTGCTGGGTTGCCGACTCAGGATTGTTATAAGTGAATCCGTTCTTCAGCACGTATAGGACATCAGGTGTGCTGATATTTCTCTCCTTCATCTGGTTTTCAGCGTGTTTAGCCAGCGCAAACTCAAGGTGCTCACACCCTGCTATCCATCGGATGCGTTCTGTCGCTTGTGCTGGCGACCACGGCTCTGGCAGTTCAGTAGGTTGGCGCGCACCGTTTAGCATGGGTGCTTATGTATCACTGTGATACATTGTGTCAATGGATTAGAATTCAAATAGCTTCACGAAAAGTTAATAGGGCGCACAATGAACACCTTAATCTATATATGGTGTTTAACTGCCACTTTAACCCCTATAAAGAGATCATAACTTCTAGTGATTTTTGGTGGTTTTTCGGACAATTTTGTCGAGATTTTTTGGTCGAAAAAGCCTTTGCCTTCGCATTCCCATCTTTGATGGTTGCTACGGCTGGTTGAAGGGCGCGATGGCCTCAAAAAATCTGGAAAGTCCGGAAACACCCAATGCCATCACGCCGCCAGCCTAGCGGAAAGCACCGCTTCTGGGTAGTAATGCGGCTGCGGGAAAAGGTTTCGGTAAGGAATTTCCGTTACGCTCCATTCCGTTATGGAAAACCCGTTCGGTAGATCTGGCACAAGCGGCCCGTATCGTCTCTCGCTTGATCTGTTCGCGGCCTATCAGCGCGTGGGCATTTTGCTGGTTGAGGCCGAGCCTTCGGAAAAGAAAATTTCAGACGGCATCGCCGCTGGGGCGTCCTCGGCGGAAAGTGCGATTGCCATCTACAAGGCGATGACCCGGGCTGGAAAGTAACTCAGCGCCCGCCCATTTTTTCATTCGACCGCTTGTAGACGTAAATCCCAAGGACCGCGAGGCCCACGCTCCAGATCGTACTTAAGGAAGCCATGGCGCCGATGACGGCCCCGGCGCGCGCCGGATCAAAGGCGATCACATAGGCGACGGCCAGCATCTGGGCAAGCCAGGTCGCGGCCAGAATATAGCCGAATGTGGGGCGCATCCGCCGGACAAAGGGGTCGTTTGAATGCACTTCGGTTCGGATCGTCGCGTTGATTTCGCGGAGGATTTTTGTTTCCCGGTCGGCATCTATTTTCGCCATGCGTTCGACATGCCGGTTTGCTGCGCGCACGGCTTCCGGCGGGATCGCGCCTTTCGCAATGGCGTTGCCGACATTTTTCAGCGCATCAGCGGCCGATTTTGCCGCCGGGTGATCGACCATGCCAAGGGCGCTGCCGACCGTGTTGATTAAAAGCGGAAGCCCGATCTGGGCAAGCAGGGCGGCCAGCATCTAGATTTCCTCCCGATAATAAAGATGATCGCCAATCTCGGCGACGGGCGTGCATCCCCTGGCCCAGACCGGAAAGCGGTCGTGCGGGTGAAACCGGATGGCGCCCTCGGTCGGGTCAACAAGCACGCCGGCAAGGGCGCGGGTGGCAATGCGAAGGGCAATGCGGAACAGCGGTGTGTCCGCACCCGGTGCAACCGGGTGGGCGGCCAGATTTTCGCGGCAAATCTGAGCGCAACGATTCCCGGGCATCCCGTTTTGCCTTTCCCGGGCGGCGCGGTTCAGGATCGTGGCCGCAATGGCCTCCATGTCGCGGACATTTCCCGGATGGGGATTGGCGTGGGTCGCCTGGCTTTCTGCACAGATTGTCGTTGCTAGCAGGCGGGCAAGCTGCCGCGTGCTTTTGCGCGCGTCTTCCCGGGCGGTCATCGCCGTCTCGCGATCTGGTTGTCGAGCTTGTCTTCGATCCGCTGCAAATGCCGCGTGATCCGGTTTTCGACATCCTTGAGCAGCGCGATCGACGCGTAAGATTTTGCGACTTCCAGTTTGAAGGCGGCAAGGGTATCGCGATTGGCATCGATCCCTTCTTCGAAGATGCGGTGCAGGCGTAGAAGCGATTCCTGCCACTCGCCCCGAGCCCGCCAGATAAGCCAGAACAAACCGGCCAGTGCTGGAATTTCGACGGCGGTAATCCACCAGATAAGATCGGCGTTCCAATGAGGTTGCATGTGGGTCTCCTGGTTCAAACCTTAAAATCAATTTTCGCGATGACATTTGCGCTGCCGCGCCAGTCCTGACGGTTTGGCGCCGGGGTGACGGGCAGGCGGACGGGTTCGGCAAGCAAACAGCCGCTGACGGCATCGAGGCCGTCGTCTTGAACGCGCAGGCCGGGTTGCCATTCACGCATTTCGATAATGAACGGGGTTTCCCAGACGCTGCGATGGGCATGCAGGGCACCTGCTGCAAGCACGGCGTCGAACGCATCGAGAATGCGCCGGTCTTTGGAGCGGGTCGAAACGGCCTCAAGAACGCTGGTGCCAAGGCCGTCTTTTGCAACCTCGCGCCGGAGCAGCCCGGGCAGAAAACGCCCAAGCCCGTTCGTTTCCAGATGCATGCTCGGCAGGTGCAGTTCTTTTAGAAATTTCGTTACCTGGCGGCAAAGCTGGGTTGCTTCATCGTCTTTTGATCGCGGGTCCCAGACGAAATAACGCACGCGATGCAGCCAATAGCCGCCTTCCTCATCCGTATAAACGGCGGCAATGACGTTCTTGTCCCCGCGTTCCGGCGCGCCAAAGGCGGGGTCCCACCAACAGCTTGCGGAAACCAGCCGCTTTCCTTCAAGGGTCAGGGTCGCGACGCGGTTCGATTCGCGGTAATTTAATTCGCCGTCGTAAAGGCGCAGGCGGTCCGGGTCGAGGCGGCTTTCCATTATATTCACCGAGCGCAGCAACATCTGGCTGGCAAATTTATTGGGCCCGCTACGGCGCTTGATGGCGGCAATCTTTTGCGCGGAAAAGCGTTCCGGCCAGCGGCTTTTCCCCTTCGCGTCCAGCAGCGGCAGTTCCAGACGCTTGAAGCCCTCAAGGAACGCCCGGGTTTCACCGGCTTCCGGCTGTGGGTGTTCCGCATAGACGGTGTAATAGGTGTGTGGCGTTCCGATGTAGAGCTGCAGGCCGTTTGGCACCAGCACATAGTCGATTTCGGCAAGCTTCACACGCAAATCCATGCGCTTTGGAAGTGTGCCACAGGTGTTTGGCACTTCAACGTCGTCGCAAAGAACAAGGTCCGCACGGCTTCCGGTCACATTCGCATTGATGCCGCGCCCAAGCATCGATGGGTCGCGAAGCCGCATCATTCGGTTGACGGTAAACCGGGACGCGGCCCATTGGTCCGCTCGCTTTGGTTTCAGGCTCCGGGTCAGGGGGTGGCGTTCGATGATCTGTTTGACGTTGCGCACCATCTTGTTTGCCAAATCCTGTTCGGCGGCAAGCACGAGGATGCGCAAATTCCGGTTGTTGCTAAGCAGCCAGGCGGCAAACAGCCCGACGAGTGTCGATTTCCCACTGTCGCGGAAGGCAAGCAGAAGAAGTTCGCGATCGCCTGCCTGCCAGCGTGCGTCCAGCCAGGTTGCCATCTCCAGATGCAGCTTTGGCGTGGACAGATTTTGCAGGCGATTCCAGATCCAGATGAATTCCGGAAATGTCGGCCTGCTCATTCTTCATCAACCCTTTCCGTCAGGGCGGTGCGTGCTTCGGTAATCAGCTTTTCCATGTCTTCATTCGTTTCCTCACCATCGCTTTCATTTGTTTCTGCCCAACGCGCGAGTCGAACCAGCAATTCCATGTGGGAAAGTGCGGCGCGACATGCGGCGTGATGGGCGGCAAACCCTTTGGGGTCCCGTGGCTGCGTTTCGGCGGCAAAATGGCGATAGCCGATCAGCGCCTTTTCCATCAGACCGGGAAGGGCGGCATGTATCTGCCCGCGCAGGGTGCGCATTTTCTTTGGCATCAGGCAGGATCCGTGGCGAACAGCAGGATGGCGATGTTGCGCGTACTAGTGAGCCTGTTTTCGATGTACAGCTTGCCGTCCGTATGGGTCGAATAGGTGACGGTGTTTGTGTTTCCCGTTGTGCCGGTCAAGGCGCCGGTGGTTGCTTCGACACCGGTGATGTTTGCGATCAAATCGCAAAAGCGGAACCCATCCGTTCGCCAGGAGAAGAGCGCGCCGCCCGAATCGCCAAACTGGTTCAGGCCAAACGCAAGGGCGATGCCACTGTTTTTAGGAGGGGTGAAGCTTATCGCCGAATCCGTCGCAATCGCGAAGGTCTGAAAATCAACCTGAGTGCCGGCAAGGGTCTTTAGGGTTTCCCAGCCGAGGTTTGTTCCAGCGCCGTTGACCTTCAGCACCTGATCGACCGTGCCCAGTGCCAGACGTTCTGGCGTTGAGACACCCTGGGAAACAAGGTCCCCTTGGGTGGTGAGCAGATCAAGCTCGGTGCCGGAAAGGGTAATTTCATTTGCATCTGCGGCAAGGCCGACGCCACTGCCGGCAATCAGGGATTTGAAGCGCAGGGTCACCCCGGATTTCTGTGCAAAGACGCCTTCACCGCCGCCCAGATTGAGACCCTCATTCGACTCGCCGCCAAGGTTGGGGTCGGCCTCCGTCGCGGCGCGGTCAAAGGCTGCGGGTTCGCCAAACTGTCCAAAGCCAAGCAGCTTGTTTGCTCGTGTTGCAACCGGCGGCAGGGTCATGTCGGTGTCGATGTCGTGGGTTTTCTGGCGCAGGGCGTCTTGCGCAGTGCTTGCAACCGTTTGCACGAACATCGTCAGTTTATCGAGTTCTTCGTTGATGGCGGCGGCTCGAAAATCGCCGCCTTCCTGAAAATCCGTGCTGCGTTCGACTGGTGCATCGCGCCGGATGGTAATGCGGATGCTATTTGTGGGTGGCGCATCGAAAACGACGGTGCCGCCATTGCTGTTGCCGATTCCGGTAATTGTGTGGGACGTCGGCGTTGCACCATCGTCGAAAAACACTTCGAGATCGGCGGCGTCAAAAATTGGGAAGGGATAGGTGAAAATTGTCTGTGTGCCATCGGCCGTATATTGCACGCGTGGCCGCACGTCACCGACGGTGAGTTCAGTCATGCTTGAAACCTCTTTCGGTTATAGGGGGTGTTTTGGGGTTAGCGATCAAACAGCGACGTGCCGGCTTTTTGCAGGAGAGGGATGCCTCTTTGAAGCGTGCGCAGACGCCCGCGCGCCCTGGCGTCCGCTGCCTGCAAAAGGTCGATGCGGCCCCTTGACAGCCGCACCGCTTCCAACTCGCGGATGCGTTCGTTGCGAAGGAAGGCATCTTCCCGGTTTGCCAGCTTGCTTTCTTCTGCCAGTCCGCCAAGGACTGCGGCGGCAGACCCGTCGCTGGACGCAAGCCCCCGCCCAGCAAAACGGGCGCGTCGTGCGGCGGTTTCTTTTTCCAGAAGATCGCGGCGGCGTTGTTCCTCAATCGCGCCGGTTCTCTGAAGCGTGGCAATTTGTGCCTTGGCGTTGGCGTCGTTCGCGGCAAATTGCGCCAGGTTCTGTTGGGACTGGGCGCGTGCCTGCTGTTGTGAGGAAAAAATATTGAGACCGAGCGTTGCAATCGTAGCTAAAGCTGCCATTAGTCGTTCACCATGGTTTCGGTTGTGACGGACAAAAGGGTGAAGGGAACCGGCGTGTCCTGTGCAATGCGCCAAAGGGGGGCGATCCCCGTTCTTTTCCAGCCGAGAGCGCGGACCCGTTTGTTGCCGGTAAAGGCGACGGGGGCGGCGTCCAGAATGCTGGGGACACCCAGTGCCTTGAAGGAAAGTTCTTTTAATCCGTTGCCGACATCGACGTGCATCGCCTTCGTCTCGTGGAGATGGAAGACGGCCTCGATAAGGCGCAGGGCAGCCCCCTGACGGTTTCCGAACGGTCCGTCGAAGGTGGGTGGCAGGGGTTCGATAACATGCGTGTAGGGCAGGCCGATTTCGACGCTTGATGCCGGTTCGTCCAGGGTAATGCTGCCGCCGGTTACGATGGCGTCTTGTTGGAAGATCCCATCGGCAATAATTTTTACCGTCGTTCCTTCCAGATGGTCCAACCCGCTCCAGGTGGTTGTGGGCGTACCGCTTTGACCGCTAAGCGCTGAATCGGTGTAGAAACTTTCGTCGAACTGTTCGATCAGGATGCCGCTGGCGCGCTGAACAAGGACGTAAACGTCGTTGCCAACCACCGCGACGGAAAGAAAATTTCCATCCGTTTCCTGTAGTGTCCAGGCGGTCACCTGCTCGGCCCGAAAGGCGGTTACCGTGGCAAGGCTGCCATCGTTCATCACGATGTGCACAAGCCGGCGGGATTGATCGAAATCCT
The Rhodospirillaceae bacterium genome window above contains:
- the cysC gene encoding adenylyl-sulfate kinase, with the protein product MSDRVPERSLGGEPLRVVIVGHVDHGKSTLVGRLFHDTGSLPEGKLEEIKAMCERRGMPFEWAFLMDALQAERDQGITIDVSHIWFKTTKRDYVIIDAPGHKEFLKNMVSGAANADAALLVIDAHEGVQEQSRRHGYLLHLLGVRQVVVAINKMDLVGYSRDRFVAVEEEYRSYLAGIGVEAQHIVPVSSREGDCIATRSDKMNWYEGPTIVEALDGFQTPMPQTELPLRLPIQDVYKFDNRRLIVGRIESGRLRVGDTLVLSPSNKSAKVASIESWNLDAPILAASAGQSVAITLQEQIFVERGQIASHEENLPVETNVFRANIFWLGKNPLRVGSRYTLKLHTGQHRAEVQSIDRIVDVADLSSSEGGEVPKNAVAEITLRTRGLVALDEFTDNVRTGRFVLIEDYTIVGGGIINMDGYPDQRQAVTRRATNVFQVVHRVASASRWDMNGHHSGVLWLTGLSGSGKTTLAIELESQLFRKGYQVYVLDGDNLRNGLNANLGFTPEDRAENIRRAGQVAALFAEAGFIVITAFISPYRADRDRVRAIAPDGFHEVYVKASLETCERRDPKGLYQRARSGEIADFTGVSSPYEAPGTPELTVDTDTLTVEEAVASLLDYVEKNLIAGKGWKEPGSQDSVSQLAAPDI
- a CDS encoding co-chaperone GroES; the protein is MNFRPLHDRVLIRALESEEKSAGGIIIPDTAQEKPQEGKVIAVGSGTRNEAGKLVPLDVKVGDLVLYGKWSGTEVKVDGEDLLISKESDILGIVTGAKAKKKK
- the groL gene encoding chaperonin GroEL — protein: MAAKEVIFNVDARTRMLRGVETLANAVRVTLGPKGRTVVLDKAFGTPRITKDGVTVANEIELEDKFENMGAQMVRSVASRTNDEAGDGTTTATVLAHAILREGVKAVAAGMNPMDLRRGIDLAVEAAVEDIQKHAKKVSTSKEVKQVGTISANGEAEIGDKIAEAMERVGKEGVITVEEAQGLNDELDVVEGMQFDRGYVSPYFVTNPDRMVCELENPYILINEGKLTSLQPILPLLEAAMQANRPLVLIAEDIEGEALATLVVNKLRGGLKVLGLKAPGFGDRRKAMLEDVAILTGGQVISDDLGIKLENVTLSMLGTARKISATKDDTTIIDGAGKKSGIKARCTQIRTQIEDTTSEYDKEKLAERLAKLAGGVAVIRVGGATEAAVKERKDLVDDALNATRAAVEEGVVPGGGSALLYATRVLDKVKTSNNDQKVGVAIVRRALEAPARQIAANAGEDGAVIAGKLLEGKDPNLGFNAQTGKYVNMIKSGIIDPAKVVRIALQDAASIAGLMVTTEAMVAEKPEEDAGKIAPPMMPQEPAF
- a CDS encoding dihydroorotate dehydrogenase (quinone), with protein sequence MALGVSGLSRFFEAIAPLLRHLPPETAHALTIRALSMGLVPRTCAPDDPILATEFLGLPLSNPVGLAAGFDKNAQAMDAMLRFGFGFVEIGTVTPLPQSGNPRPRLFRLVEDGAVINRLGFNGEGMARAVARLRKYRAKEAAPSGLVGVNIGKNRDTKDAANDYALGAEGMADLADYLVLNVSSPNTPGLRDLQAKEKLEDILARTEAVTAKTAMAKTPEKKTPLLLKVAPDLNAEARADIADLALAGRIDGLIIGNTTLSRPEHLQSPQRTETGGLSGLPLFPLATACLFDFYRLTEGRVPLIGTGGIASGKAAYEKIRAGASLVQLYTALIYKGPGLVQRIKADLARLLRRDGFAHVSEAIGAAHRDPK
- a CDS encoding transcriptional regulator; translated protein: MDNAYRYTASGLDNVVLVDLKKCTDDHGEECVIIPSINKLHNAIAADILKRRSGMMGAELKFLRTLMGITQAELGKIVNREAQTIGRWERGEFEDDPNAEAIIRLVTAERLNLELDAPIEKITEWCVQTAKNPLIQIDASDPSNYRPIAA
- a CDS encoding ribokinase, with the translated sequence MLAALLAQIGLPLLINTVGSALGMVDHPAAKSAADALKNVGNAIAKGAIPPEAVRAANRHVERMAKIDADRETKILREINATIRTEVHSNDPFVRRMRPTFGYILAATWLAQMLAVAYVIAFDPARAGAVIGAMASLSTIWSVGLAVLGIYVYKRSNEKMGGR